One genomic region from Ochotona princeps isolate mOchPri1 chromosome 5, mOchPri1.hap1, whole genome shotgun sequence encodes:
- the SLC4A3 gene encoding anion exchange protein 3 isoform X1 — protein sequence MANGRIPPPGGASPLPQVRVPLEEPPLSPDTEEEDDDLGKTLAVSRFGDLISKPPAWDPEKPSRSFSERDFAFHRHTSHHTHHPLSARLPPPHKLRRLPATSTRHSRRKRKKEKTSAPPSEGTPPIQEEGAAGADNEEDEEEEEGEEEEEGESEAEPVEPPNSGSPKKAKFSIGGSDEDDSPRLAGRAAFARSLPAVGPHPDKSPQHLVSSPSPRTRASRVAGEKTRPWSPSASYDLRERLCPGSALGNPGGPEQQVPTDEAEARMLGSADLDDMKSHRLEDNPGVRRHLVKKPSRVQGGRGSRAGLAPSVRRKKKKQQPDRRPHEVFVELNELMLDRSQEPHWRETARWIKFEEDVEEETERWGKPHVASLSFRSLLELRRTIAHGAALLDLEQTTLPGIAHLVVETMIVSDQIRPEDRASVLRTLLLKHSHPNDDKDSGFFPRNPSSSSVNSVLGNHHPTPSHGPDGAVPTVADDVGEPAPLWPHDPDSREKPLHMPGGDGHRGKSLKLLQKIPEDAEATVVLVGCVPFLEQPAAAFVRLSEAVLLESVLEVPVPVRFLFVMLGPSHISTDYHELGRSIATLMSDKLFHEAAYQADDRQDLLSAISEFLDGSIVIPPSEVEGRDLLRSVAAFQRELLRKRREREQTKVEMTTRGGYLAPGKELALEMGGSEVAPEDDPLLRTGSVFGGLIRDVKRRYPQYPSDLRDALHSQCVAAVLFIYFAALSPAITFGGLLGEKTEGLMGVSELIVSTAVLGVLFSLLGAQPLLVVGFSGPLLVFEEAFFKFCQAQELEYLTGRVWVGLWLVVFVLALVAAEGSFLVRYISPFTQEIFAFLISLIFIYETFHKLYKVFTEHPLLPFYPPEGALEGVPEAGLELNGSALPPTEGPPGPRNQPNTALLSLILMLGTFLIAFFLRKFRNSRFLGGKARRIIGDFGIPISILVMVLVDYSITDTYTQKLTVPTGLSVTSPHKRTWFIPPLGSARPFPPWMMVAAAVPALLVLILIFMETQITALIVSQKARRLLKGSGFHLDLLLIGSLGGLCGLFGLPWLTAATVRSVTHVNALTVMRTAIAPGDKPQIQEVREQRVTGVLIASLVGLSIVMGAVLRRIPLAVLFGIFLYMGVTSLSGIQLSQRLLLIFMPAKHHPEQPYVTKVRTWRMHLFTCIQLACIVLLWVVKSTAASLAFPFLLLLTVPLRRCLLPRLFQERELQALDSEDAEPNFDEDGQDEYNELHMPV from the exons ATGGCCAATGGACGGATCCCGCCGCCCGGGGGCGCCTCCCCGCTACCCCAG GTCCGGGTACCCTTGGAGGAGCCCCCTCTGAGTCCAGACACGGAGGAGGAGGACGATGACTTGGGCAAGACCTTGGCCGTGAGCAGGTTTGGGGACCTCATCAGCAAACCCCCGGCCTGGGACCCGGAAAAGCCCAGCCGCAGCTTCAGCGAGCGGGACTTTGCGT TTCACCGGCACACATCCCACCACACCCACCACCCGCTTTCGGCGCGCCTGCCTCCACCTCATAAACTGCGGCGGCTGCCCGCCACTTCCACACGGCACTCCAGGAGGAAGCGGAAAAAGGAGAAGACCTCTGCTCCCCCTTCGGAGGGCACCCCTCCCATCCAGGAGGAAGGGGCAGCTGGGGCCGACAAcgaagaggatgaggaagaggaggagggagaggaagaagaggaaggggagTCCGAGGCAGAACCTGTGGAACCCCCAAACTCAGGGTCCCCCAAGAAGGCAAAG TTTTCCATCGGAGGCAGTGATGAGGATGACAGCCCACGCCTGGCTGGGAGGGCCGCCTTCGCCAGGTCGCTGCCCGCAGTGGGCCCACACCCTGACAAGAGCCCGCAGCACTTGGTCAG CTCTCCCAGCCCACGAACCCGGGCCTCCCGGGTGGCCGGGGAGAAGACCCGGCCCTGGAGCCCATCGGCCAGTTACGACTTGAGGGAGCGACTGTGTCCAGGCAGTGCCCTAGGCAACCCGGGGGGCCCGGAGCAGCAGGTGCCCACGGATGAGGCAGAGGCCCGGATGCTGGGCTCTGCGGACCTGGATGACATGAAGA GCCATCGGCTGGAGGACAATCCTGGCGTGCGGCGGCATCTGGTGAAGAAGCCATCCCGGGTGCAGGGCGGGAGGGGCAGTCGAGCTGGTCTGGCCCCCTCGGTGCGccggaagaagaagaagcagcagcctgaCCGGAGGCCACATGAG GTGTTCGTGGAACTGAACGAGCTGATGCTGGATCGCAGCCAGGAGCCGCACTGGCGGGAGACGGCACGCTGGATCAAGTTTGAGGAGGAtgtggaggaggagacagagcgcTGGGGGAAGCCCCACGTGGCTTCGTTGTCCTTCCGCAGCCTGCTGGAACTCAGGAGGACCATTGCCCATG GAGCTGCCCTTCTGGACTTGGAGCAAACCACACTGCCTGGCATCGCGCACCTGGTGGTGGAGACCATGATTGTGTCAGACCAGATCCGGCCGGAGGACAGGGCCAGTGTATTGCGCACATTGCTGCTGAAACACAG ccATCCCAATGATGACAAGGACAGTGGCTTTTTCCCCCGAAACCCATCGAGCTCCAGTGTGAACTCCGTCCTGGGAAACCATCATCCGACCCCCAGTCATGGCCCCGACGGCGCCGTGCCCACCGTGGCTGATGATGTGGGCGAGCCAGCCCCGCTCTGGCCTCATGACCCAGACTCCAGAGAG AAGCCCCTCCACATGCCTGGGGGAGACGGCCACCGGGGGAAGAGCCTGAAGCTGCTTCAGAAGATCCCCGAAGATGCCGAGGCCACCGTCGTGCTTGTGG gctGTGTGCCTTTCTTGGAGCAGCCAGCGGCCGCCTTCGTGCGGCTGAGTGAGGCTGTGCTCTTGGAGTCGGTGTTGGAGGTCCCTGTGCCAGTGCGCTTCCTGTTTGTCATGCTGGGACCCAGCCACATTAGCACCGACTACCATGAGCTGGGGCGCTCCATTGCCACCCTCATGTCTGACAAG CTGTTTCACGAGGCTGCCTACCAGGCAGATGACCGGCAGGACCTgctgagcgccatcagtgagttCCTGGATGGCAGTATCGTGATCCCCCCGTCGGAGGTAGAAGGCCGGGACCTGCTGCGCTCCGTGGCTGCCTTCCAGCGTGAACTGCTGCGCAAGCGGCGGGAGCGTGAGCAGACCAAGGTTGAGATGACCACGCGGGGCGGCTACCTGGCTCCTGGGAAAG AGCTGGCTTTGGAGATGGGGGGCTCCGAGGTGGCTCCTGAGGACGACCCCCTCCTGCGGACGGGCTCTGTGTTTGGAGGGTTGATTCGGGATGTGAAGCGCCGGTACCCGCAGTACCCCAGCGACCTGCGGGACGCCCTGCACTCGCAGTGTGTGGCAGCTGTGCTCTTCATCTACTTCGCTGCACTCAGCCCTGCCATCACCTTTGGGGGGCTGCTAG GGGAGAAGACAGAAGGGCTGATGGGCGTGTCAGAGCTGATTGTGTCCACGGCTGTGCTGGGCgtcctcttctctctgctgggagcCCAGCCGCTGCTTGTGGTGGGCTTCTCTGGGCCCCTGCTGGTCTTTGAAGAGGCTTTCTTCAAG TTCTGCCAAGCTCAGGAGCTGGAGTACCTCACTGGCCGTGTGTGGGTCGGCCTCTGGCTGGTGGTCTTCGTGCTGGCCCTGGTGGCCGCAGAGGGCAGCTTCCTGGTGCGCTATATCTCACCGTTCACCCAGGAGATCTTTGCCTTCCTCATCTCACTGATCTTCATCTATGAGACCTTCCACAAGCTCTACAAG GTCTTCACAGAGCACCCCCTGCTGCCCTTCTACCCCCCAGAGGGGgccctggaaggagttccagagGCCGGTTTGGAGCTGAACGGGAGTGCCCTGCCGCCTACCGAGGGCCCACCAGGCCCCCGGAACCAGCCCAACACAGCCCTGCTCTCCCTCATCCTCATGCTAGGGACCTTCCTCATCGCCTTCTTCTTGCGAAAGTTCAGGAACAGCCGCTTCCTGGGTGGCAAG GCGCGCCGCATCATTGGAGATTTTGGCATCCCCATCTCCATCCTCGTGATGGTCCTGGTGGATTACTCCATCACAGACACCTATACTCAG AAGTTGACGGTACCCACGGGCCTCTCGGTGACCTCCCCTCACAAGCGCACATGGTTCATCCCACCCCTGGGCAGCGCCCGGCCCTTCCCACCCTGGATGATGGTGGCAGCTGCTGTCCCTGCCCTCCTGGTCCTCATCCTCATCTTCATGGAGACACAAATCACGGC GCTCATTGTCAGCCAGAAGGCCAGGAGGCTGCTCAAGGGTTCCGGCTTCCACCTTGACCTGCTACTGATTGGCTCCCTGGGCGGGCTCTGTGGCCTCTTTGGCTTGCCGTGGCTCACCGCCGCCACTGTCCGCTCCGTCACCCACGTCAACGCGCTCACCGTCATGCGCACTGCCATTGCACCAGGAGACAAGCCCCAGATTCAGGAGGTGCGGGAGCAGCGGGTCACCGGGGTGCTCATCGCAAGCCTCGTGG GCCTGTCCATCGTCATGGGGGCAGTGCTGCGTCGCATCCCGCTGGCTGTCCTCTTTGGCATTTTCCTGTACATGGGCGTCACGTCGTTGTCCGGCATCCAGCTCTCCCAGCGCCTGTTGCTCATCTTCATGCCAGCCAAGCACCACCCTGAGCAGCCCTATGTGACCAAG GTGAGGACATGGCGGATGCACCTGTTCACCTGTATCCAGCTGGCCTGCATCGTGCTGCTCTGGGTGGTCAAGTCCACGGCGGCCTCCCTTGCCTtccccttcctgctgctgctcacaGTGCCTCTGAGGCGTTGCCTGTTGCCCCGGCTCTTCCAGGAGAGGGAGCTACAGGCA CTGGACTCGGAAGACGCTGAGCCCAACTTCGACGAGGACGGCCAGGACGAGTACAATGAGCTGCACATGCCCGTATGA
- the SLC4A3 gene encoding anion exchange protein 3 isoform X3, producing MANGRIPPPGGASPLPQVRVPLEEPPLSPDTEEEDDDLGKTLAVSRFGDLISKPPAWDPEKPSRSFSERDFAFHRHTSHHTHHPLSARLPPPHKLRRLPATSTRHSRRKRKKEKTSAPPSEGTPPIQEEGAAGADNEEDEEEEEGEEEEEGESEAEPVEPPNSGSPKKAKFSIGGSDEDDSPRLAGRAAFARSLPAVGPHPDKSPQHLVSSPSPRTRASRVAGEKTRPWSPSASYDLRERLCPGSALGNPGGPEQQVPTDEAEARMLGSADLDDMKSHRLEDNPGVRRHLVKKPSRVQGGRGSRAGLAPSVRRKKKKQQPDRRPHEVFVELNELMLDRSQEPHWRETARWIKFEEDVEEETERWGKPHVASLSFRSLLELRRTIAHGAALLDLEQTTLPGIAHLVVETMIVSDQIRPEDRASVLRTLLLKHSHPNDDKDSGFFPRNPSSSSVNSVLGNHHPTPSHGPDGAVPTVADDVGEPAPLWPHDPDSREKPLHMPGGDGHRGKSLKLLQKIPEDAEATVVLVGCVPFLEQPAAAFVRLSEAVLLESVLEVPVPVRFLFVMLGPSHISTDYHELGRSIATLMSDKLFHEAAYQADDRQDLLSAISEFLDGSIVIPPSEVEGRDLLRSVAAFQRELLRKRREREQTKVEMTTRGGYLAPGKELALEMGGSEVAPEDDPLLRTGSVFGGLIRDVKRRYPQYPSDLRDALHSQCVAAVLFIYFAALSPAITFGGLLGEKTEGLMGVSELIVSTAVLGVLFSLLGAQPLLVVGFSGPLLVFEEAFFKFCQAQELEYLTGRVWVGLWLVVFVLALVAAEGSFLVRYISPFTQEIFAFLISLIFIYETFHKLYKVFTEHPLLPFYPPEGALEGVPEAGLELNGSALPPTEGPPGPRNQPNTALLSLILMLGTFLIAFFLRKFRNSRFLGGKARRIIGDFGIPISILVMVLVDYSITDTYTQKLTVPTGLSVTSPHKRTWFIPPLGSARPFPPWMMVAAAVPALLVLILIFMETQITALIVSQKARRLLKGSGFHLDLLLIGSLGGLCGLFGLPWLTAATVRSVTHVNALTVMRTAIAPGDKPQIQEACPSSWGQCCVASRWLSSLAFSCTWASRRCPASSSPSACCSSSCQPSTTLSSPM from the exons ATGGCCAATGGACGGATCCCGCCGCCCGGGGGCGCCTCCCCGCTACCCCAG GTCCGGGTACCCTTGGAGGAGCCCCCTCTGAGTCCAGACACGGAGGAGGAGGACGATGACTTGGGCAAGACCTTGGCCGTGAGCAGGTTTGGGGACCTCATCAGCAAACCCCCGGCCTGGGACCCGGAAAAGCCCAGCCGCAGCTTCAGCGAGCGGGACTTTGCGT TTCACCGGCACACATCCCACCACACCCACCACCCGCTTTCGGCGCGCCTGCCTCCACCTCATAAACTGCGGCGGCTGCCCGCCACTTCCACACGGCACTCCAGGAGGAAGCGGAAAAAGGAGAAGACCTCTGCTCCCCCTTCGGAGGGCACCCCTCCCATCCAGGAGGAAGGGGCAGCTGGGGCCGACAAcgaagaggatgaggaagaggaggagggagaggaagaagaggaaggggagTCCGAGGCAGAACCTGTGGAACCCCCAAACTCAGGGTCCCCCAAGAAGGCAAAG TTTTCCATCGGAGGCAGTGATGAGGATGACAGCCCACGCCTGGCTGGGAGGGCCGCCTTCGCCAGGTCGCTGCCCGCAGTGGGCCCACACCCTGACAAGAGCCCGCAGCACTTGGTCAG CTCTCCCAGCCCACGAACCCGGGCCTCCCGGGTGGCCGGGGAGAAGACCCGGCCCTGGAGCCCATCGGCCAGTTACGACTTGAGGGAGCGACTGTGTCCAGGCAGTGCCCTAGGCAACCCGGGGGGCCCGGAGCAGCAGGTGCCCACGGATGAGGCAGAGGCCCGGATGCTGGGCTCTGCGGACCTGGATGACATGAAGA GCCATCGGCTGGAGGACAATCCTGGCGTGCGGCGGCATCTGGTGAAGAAGCCATCCCGGGTGCAGGGCGGGAGGGGCAGTCGAGCTGGTCTGGCCCCCTCGGTGCGccggaagaagaagaagcagcagcctgaCCGGAGGCCACATGAG GTGTTCGTGGAACTGAACGAGCTGATGCTGGATCGCAGCCAGGAGCCGCACTGGCGGGAGACGGCACGCTGGATCAAGTTTGAGGAGGAtgtggaggaggagacagagcgcTGGGGGAAGCCCCACGTGGCTTCGTTGTCCTTCCGCAGCCTGCTGGAACTCAGGAGGACCATTGCCCATG GAGCTGCCCTTCTGGACTTGGAGCAAACCACACTGCCTGGCATCGCGCACCTGGTGGTGGAGACCATGATTGTGTCAGACCAGATCCGGCCGGAGGACAGGGCCAGTGTATTGCGCACATTGCTGCTGAAACACAG ccATCCCAATGATGACAAGGACAGTGGCTTTTTCCCCCGAAACCCATCGAGCTCCAGTGTGAACTCCGTCCTGGGAAACCATCATCCGACCCCCAGTCATGGCCCCGACGGCGCCGTGCCCACCGTGGCTGATGATGTGGGCGAGCCAGCCCCGCTCTGGCCTCATGACCCAGACTCCAGAGAG AAGCCCCTCCACATGCCTGGGGGAGACGGCCACCGGGGGAAGAGCCTGAAGCTGCTTCAGAAGATCCCCGAAGATGCCGAGGCCACCGTCGTGCTTGTGG gctGTGTGCCTTTCTTGGAGCAGCCAGCGGCCGCCTTCGTGCGGCTGAGTGAGGCTGTGCTCTTGGAGTCGGTGTTGGAGGTCCCTGTGCCAGTGCGCTTCCTGTTTGTCATGCTGGGACCCAGCCACATTAGCACCGACTACCATGAGCTGGGGCGCTCCATTGCCACCCTCATGTCTGACAAG CTGTTTCACGAGGCTGCCTACCAGGCAGATGACCGGCAGGACCTgctgagcgccatcagtgagttCCTGGATGGCAGTATCGTGATCCCCCCGTCGGAGGTAGAAGGCCGGGACCTGCTGCGCTCCGTGGCTGCCTTCCAGCGTGAACTGCTGCGCAAGCGGCGGGAGCGTGAGCAGACCAAGGTTGAGATGACCACGCGGGGCGGCTACCTGGCTCCTGGGAAAG AGCTGGCTTTGGAGATGGGGGGCTCCGAGGTGGCTCCTGAGGACGACCCCCTCCTGCGGACGGGCTCTGTGTTTGGAGGGTTGATTCGGGATGTGAAGCGCCGGTACCCGCAGTACCCCAGCGACCTGCGGGACGCCCTGCACTCGCAGTGTGTGGCAGCTGTGCTCTTCATCTACTTCGCTGCACTCAGCCCTGCCATCACCTTTGGGGGGCTGCTAG GGGAGAAGACAGAAGGGCTGATGGGCGTGTCAGAGCTGATTGTGTCCACGGCTGTGCTGGGCgtcctcttctctctgctgggagcCCAGCCGCTGCTTGTGGTGGGCTTCTCTGGGCCCCTGCTGGTCTTTGAAGAGGCTTTCTTCAAG TTCTGCCAAGCTCAGGAGCTGGAGTACCTCACTGGCCGTGTGTGGGTCGGCCTCTGGCTGGTGGTCTTCGTGCTGGCCCTGGTGGCCGCAGAGGGCAGCTTCCTGGTGCGCTATATCTCACCGTTCACCCAGGAGATCTTTGCCTTCCTCATCTCACTGATCTTCATCTATGAGACCTTCCACAAGCTCTACAAG GTCTTCACAGAGCACCCCCTGCTGCCCTTCTACCCCCCAGAGGGGgccctggaaggagttccagagGCCGGTTTGGAGCTGAACGGGAGTGCCCTGCCGCCTACCGAGGGCCCACCAGGCCCCCGGAACCAGCCCAACACAGCCCTGCTCTCCCTCATCCTCATGCTAGGGACCTTCCTCATCGCCTTCTTCTTGCGAAAGTTCAGGAACAGCCGCTTCCTGGGTGGCAAG GCGCGCCGCATCATTGGAGATTTTGGCATCCCCATCTCCATCCTCGTGATGGTCCTGGTGGATTACTCCATCACAGACACCTATACTCAG AAGTTGACGGTACCCACGGGCCTCTCGGTGACCTCCCCTCACAAGCGCACATGGTTCATCCCACCCCTGGGCAGCGCCCGGCCCTTCCCACCCTGGATGATGGTGGCAGCTGCTGTCCCTGCCCTCCTGGTCCTCATCCTCATCTTCATGGAGACACAAATCACGGC GCTCATTGTCAGCCAGAAGGCCAGGAGGCTGCTCAAGGGTTCCGGCTTCCACCTTGACCTGCTACTGATTGGCTCCCTGGGCGGGCTCTGTGGCCTCTTTGGCTTGCCGTGGCTCACCGCCGCCACTGTCCGCTCCGTCACCCACGTCAACGCGCTCACCGTCATGCGCACTGCCATTGCACCAGGAGACAAGCCCCAGATTCAGGAG GCCTGTCCATCGTCATGGGGGCAGTGCTGCGTCGCATCCCGCTGGCTGTCCTCTTTGGCATTTTCCTGTACATGGGCGTCACGTCGTTGTCCGGCATCCAGCTCTCCCAGCGCCTGTTGCTCATCTTCATGCCAGCCAAGCACCACCCTGAGCAGCCCTATGTGA
- the SLC4A3 gene encoding anion exchange protein 3 isoform X2, translating to MPFHRHTSHHTHHPLSARLPPPHKLRRLPATSTRHSRRKRKKEKTSAPPSEGTPPIQEEGAAGADNEEDEEEEEGEEEEEGESEAEPVEPPNSGSPKKAKFSIGGSDEDDSPRLAGRAAFARSLPAVGPHPDKSPQHLVSSPSPRTRASRVAGEKTRPWSPSASYDLRERLCPGSALGNPGGPEQQVPTDEAEARMLGSADLDDMKSHRLEDNPGVRRHLVKKPSRVQGGRGSRAGLAPSVRRKKKKQQPDRRPHEVFVELNELMLDRSQEPHWRETARWIKFEEDVEEETERWGKPHVASLSFRSLLELRRTIAHGAALLDLEQTTLPGIAHLVVETMIVSDQIRPEDRASVLRTLLLKHSHPNDDKDSGFFPRNPSSSSVNSVLGNHHPTPSHGPDGAVPTVADDVGEPAPLWPHDPDSREKPLHMPGGDGHRGKSLKLLQKIPEDAEATVVLVGCVPFLEQPAAAFVRLSEAVLLESVLEVPVPVRFLFVMLGPSHISTDYHELGRSIATLMSDKLFHEAAYQADDRQDLLSAISEFLDGSIVIPPSEVEGRDLLRSVAAFQRELLRKRREREQTKVEMTTRGGYLAPGKELALEMGGSEVAPEDDPLLRTGSVFGGLIRDVKRRYPQYPSDLRDALHSQCVAAVLFIYFAALSPAITFGGLLGEKTEGLMGVSELIVSTAVLGVLFSLLGAQPLLVVGFSGPLLVFEEAFFKFCQAQELEYLTGRVWVGLWLVVFVLALVAAEGSFLVRYISPFTQEIFAFLISLIFIYETFHKLYKVFTEHPLLPFYPPEGALEGVPEAGLELNGSALPPTEGPPGPRNQPNTALLSLILMLGTFLIAFFLRKFRNSRFLGGKARRIIGDFGIPISILVMVLVDYSITDTYTQKLTVPTGLSVTSPHKRTWFIPPLGSARPFPPWMMVAAAVPALLVLILIFMETQITALIVSQKARRLLKGSGFHLDLLLIGSLGGLCGLFGLPWLTAATVRSVTHVNALTVMRTAIAPGDKPQIQEVREQRVTGVLIASLVGLSIVMGAVLRRIPLAVLFGIFLYMGVTSLSGIQLSQRLLLIFMPAKHHPEQPYVTKVRTWRMHLFTCIQLACIVLLWVVKSTAASLAFPFLLLLTVPLRRCLLPRLFQERELQALDSEDAEPNFDEDGQDEYNELHMPV from the exons ATGCCAT TTCACCGGCACACATCCCACCACACCCACCACCCGCTTTCGGCGCGCCTGCCTCCACCTCATAAACTGCGGCGGCTGCCCGCCACTTCCACACGGCACTCCAGGAGGAAGCGGAAAAAGGAGAAGACCTCTGCTCCCCCTTCGGAGGGCACCCCTCCCATCCAGGAGGAAGGGGCAGCTGGGGCCGACAAcgaagaggatgaggaagaggaggagggagaggaagaagaggaaggggagTCCGAGGCAGAACCTGTGGAACCCCCAAACTCAGGGTCCCCCAAGAAGGCAAAG TTTTCCATCGGAGGCAGTGATGAGGATGACAGCCCACGCCTGGCTGGGAGGGCCGCCTTCGCCAGGTCGCTGCCCGCAGTGGGCCCACACCCTGACAAGAGCCCGCAGCACTTGGTCAG CTCTCCCAGCCCACGAACCCGGGCCTCCCGGGTGGCCGGGGAGAAGACCCGGCCCTGGAGCCCATCGGCCAGTTACGACTTGAGGGAGCGACTGTGTCCAGGCAGTGCCCTAGGCAACCCGGGGGGCCCGGAGCAGCAGGTGCCCACGGATGAGGCAGAGGCCCGGATGCTGGGCTCTGCGGACCTGGATGACATGAAGA GCCATCGGCTGGAGGACAATCCTGGCGTGCGGCGGCATCTGGTGAAGAAGCCATCCCGGGTGCAGGGCGGGAGGGGCAGTCGAGCTGGTCTGGCCCCCTCGGTGCGccggaagaagaagaagcagcagcctgaCCGGAGGCCACATGAG GTGTTCGTGGAACTGAACGAGCTGATGCTGGATCGCAGCCAGGAGCCGCACTGGCGGGAGACGGCACGCTGGATCAAGTTTGAGGAGGAtgtggaggaggagacagagcgcTGGGGGAAGCCCCACGTGGCTTCGTTGTCCTTCCGCAGCCTGCTGGAACTCAGGAGGACCATTGCCCATG GAGCTGCCCTTCTGGACTTGGAGCAAACCACACTGCCTGGCATCGCGCACCTGGTGGTGGAGACCATGATTGTGTCAGACCAGATCCGGCCGGAGGACAGGGCCAGTGTATTGCGCACATTGCTGCTGAAACACAG ccATCCCAATGATGACAAGGACAGTGGCTTTTTCCCCCGAAACCCATCGAGCTCCAGTGTGAACTCCGTCCTGGGAAACCATCATCCGACCCCCAGTCATGGCCCCGACGGCGCCGTGCCCACCGTGGCTGATGATGTGGGCGAGCCAGCCCCGCTCTGGCCTCATGACCCAGACTCCAGAGAG AAGCCCCTCCACATGCCTGGGGGAGACGGCCACCGGGGGAAGAGCCTGAAGCTGCTTCAGAAGATCCCCGAAGATGCCGAGGCCACCGTCGTGCTTGTGG gctGTGTGCCTTTCTTGGAGCAGCCAGCGGCCGCCTTCGTGCGGCTGAGTGAGGCTGTGCTCTTGGAGTCGGTGTTGGAGGTCCCTGTGCCAGTGCGCTTCCTGTTTGTCATGCTGGGACCCAGCCACATTAGCACCGACTACCATGAGCTGGGGCGCTCCATTGCCACCCTCATGTCTGACAAG CTGTTTCACGAGGCTGCCTACCAGGCAGATGACCGGCAGGACCTgctgagcgccatcagtgagttCCTGGATGGCAGTATCGTGATCCCCCCGTCGGAGGTAGAAGGCCGGGACCTGCTGCGCTCCGTGGCTGCCTTCCAGCGTGAACTGCTGCGCAAGCGGCGGGAGCGTGAGCAGACCAAGGTTGAGATGACCACGCGGGGCGGCTACCTGGCTCCTGGGAAAG AGCTGGCTTTGGAGATGGGGGGCTCCGAGGTGGCTCCTGAGGACGACCCCCTCCTGCGGACGGGCTCTGTGTTTGGAGGGTTGATTCGGGATGTGAAGCGCCGGTACCCGCAGTACCCCAGCGACCTGCGGGACGCCCTGCACTCGCAGTGTGTGGCAGCTGTGCTCTTCATCTACTTCGCTGCACTCAGCCCTGCCATCACCTTTGGGGGGCTGCTAG GGGAGAAGACAGAAGGGCTGATGGGCGTGTCAGAGCTGATTGTGTCCACGGCTGTGCTGGGCgtcctcttctctctgctgggagcCCAGCCGCTGCTTGTGGTGGGCTTCTCTGGGCCCCTGCTGGTCTTTGAAGAGGCTTTCTTCAAG TTCTGCCAAGCTCAGGAGCTGGAGTACCTCACTGGCCGTGTGTGGGTCGGCCTCTGGCTGGTGGTCTTCGTGCTGGCCCTGGTGGCCGCAGAGGGCAGCTTCCTGGTGCGCTATATCTCACCGTTCACCCAGGAGATCTTTGCCTTCCTCATCTCACTGATCTTCATCTATGAGACCTTCCACAAGCTCTACAAG GTCTTCACAGAGCACCCCCTGCTGCCCTTCTACCCCCCAGAGGGGgccctggaaggagttccagagGCCGGTTTGGAGCTGAACGGGAGTGCCCTGCCGCCTACCGAGGGCCCACCAGGCCCCCGGAACCAGCCCAACACAGCCCTGCTCTCCCTCATCCTCATGCTAGGGACCTTCCTCATCGCCTTCTTCTTGCGAAAGTTCAGGAACAGCCGCTTCCTGGGTGGCAAG GCGCGCCGCATCATTGGAGATTTTGGCATCCCCATCTCCATCCTCGTGATGGTCCTGGTGGATTACTCCATCACAGACACCTATACTCAG AAGTTGACGGTACCCACGGGCCTCTCGGTGACCTCCCCTCACAAGCGCACATGGTTCATCCCACCCCTGGGCAGCGCCCGGCCCTTCCCACCCTGGATGATGGTGGCAGCTGCTGTCCCTGCCCTCCTGGTCCTCATCCTCATCTTCATGGAGACACAAATCACGGC GCTCATTGTCAGCCAGAAGGCCAGGAGGCTGCTCAAGGGTTCCGGCTTCCACCTTGACCTGCTACTGATTGGCTCCCTGGGCGGGCTCTGTGGCCTCTTTGGCTTGCCGTGGCTCACCGCCGCCACTGTCCGCTCCGTCACCCACGTCAACGCGCTCACCGTCATGCGCACTGCCATTGCACCAGGAGACAAGCCCCAGATTCAGGAGGTGCGGGAGCAGCGGGTCACCGGGGTGCTCATCGCAAGCCTCGTGG GCCTGTCCATCGTCATGGGGGCAGTGCTGCGTCGCATCCCGCTGGCTGTCCTCTTTGGCATTTTCCTGTACATGGGCGTCACGTCGTTGTCCGGCATCCAGCTCTCCCAGCGCCTGTTGCTCATCTTCATGCCAGCCAAGCACCACCCTGAGCAGCCCTATGTGACCAAG GTGAGGACATGGCGGATGCACCTGTTCACCTGTATCCAGCTGGCCTGCATCGTGCTGCTCTGGGTGGTCAAGTCCACGGCGGCCTCCCTTGCCTtccccttcctgctgctgctcacaGTGCCTCTGAGGCGTTGCCTGTTGCCCCGGCTCTTCCAGGAGAGGGAGCTACAGGCA CTGGACTCGGAAGACGCTGAGCCCAACTTCGACGAGGACGGCCAGGACGAGTACAATGAGCTGCACATGCCCGTATGA